One stretch of Anabrus simplex isolate iqAnaSimp1 chromosome 3, ASM4041472v1, whole genome shotgun sequence DNA includes these proteins:
- the LOC136867088 gene encoding cuticle protein 16.5 gives MFKLFVLLAVVAAASAAPGYLGAAVAAPVAYAAPVAYAAPAVAAAPLAYAAAPAVAYAAPAIAAAPIVKSHAIIG, from the exons ATGTTCAAGCTG TTCGTTCTCCTCGCCGTCGTGGCTGCCGCTTCTGCCGCTCCCGGTTACCTTGGCGCTGCTGTCGCCGCCCCTGTGGCCTACGCCGCTCCCGTAGCCTACGCTGCTCCAGCAGTGGCTGCCGCCCCCTTGGCTTATGCTGCCGCTCCTGCTGTAGCCTACGCTGCCCCCGCTATCGCCGCCGCTCCCATTGTCAAGAGCCAcgccatcattggttga